From a single Paenibacillus sp. FSL W8-0426 genomic region:
- a CDS encoding alpha/beta fold hydrolase has translation MKAKTMIGGMIAVAAVTAGGLWRAAVKSQTPKKIPITLKPPMPFEDVTFKSGDGNVHGWFIPADASVPQPWPLVIIAHGWGSNRSRVLRYARPIWEAGYALLMYDVRSHGASDPVKAASAYLFRDDLLAAVRYASARTEIDPQAIGVLGHSLGGLGTIMALTEGIPVAAVITDSMPAQFEVIVSSELRRRRLPQFPLAQVIPRIWFWRLGESLKTYRQHDPILLLNERRRMMQLPILMVHSKGDRFIPPSELEYFLSKADPPVEHLWVNSDGHSCSEEDPAFWAAVIPFIQSHVRVQKESASDPVNPQEMECGASERPAFT, from the coding sequence ATGAAGGCCAAAACGATGATTGGCGGAATGATCGCGGTTGCTGCGGTCACTGCGGGAGGGTTATGGAGAGCAGCGGTGAAAAGCCAGACGCCGAAGAAAATACCCATTACGCTGAAACCACCCATGCCGTTCGAAGACGTCACCTTTAAGAGCGGCGACGGCAACGTGCATGGATGGTTTATACCGGCAGATGCTTCGGTGCCTCAACCTTGGCCATTGGTTATTATTGCCCATGGCTGGGGTTCCAACAGATCGCGGGTGCTGCGCTACGCCCGGCCGATTTGGGAAGCGGGGTATGCGCTGCTCATGTACGACGTAAGAAGCCATGGTGCCAGCGATCCGGTCAAGGCCGCGTCGGCTTATTTGTTCAGGGATGATCTGCTGGCTGCAGTGCGGTATGCCTCCGCCAGAACGGAAATTGATCCCCAAGCCATCGGAGTGCTGGGACATTCGCTGGGAGGCCTTGGAACGATCATGGCCCTCACGGAAGGAATTCCGGTGGCGGCAGTCATTACGGATTCCATGCCTGCCCAGTTCGAGGTCATCGTCAGCTCAGAGCTGCGCAGGCGGAGGTTGCCCCAGTTTCCGCTCGCTCAGGTGATTCCCCGAATCTGGTTTTGGCGGCTCGGCGAATCTCTCAAAACCTACCGTCAGCACGATCCGATTTTGTTGCTGAACGAACGGCGCAGAATGATGCAGCTGCCGATCCTTATGGTGCATTCCAAGGGGGACCGTTTTATTCCGCCAAGCGAGCTGGAATACTTTCTTTCCAAAGCCGATCCACCCGTCGAGCATCTCTGGGTTAACAGTGACGGGCACAGTTGCTCTGAAGAAGATCCCGCATTTTGGGCAGCGGTAATACCGTTTATTCAAAGCCATGTCCGGGTTCAAAAGGAGTCTGCTTCAGATCCAGTTAACCCACAGGAGATGGAATGTGGGGCTTCGGAACGGCCTGCATTTACATAG
- a CDS encoding bifunctional 4-hydroxy-2-oxoglutarate aldolase/2-dehydro-3-deoxy-phosphogluconate aldolase, which yields MNLSEVLIESRLVAIVRGISREEAVTAGKGMADGGIRLMEVTLNTPGAQHIIADWRARHEGQAYIGAGTVLNVQMAKEAVAAGAQFLVSPNVDLSVIEYAVEQGIDIWPGAMTPTEIVAAHEAGARVVKLFPMASLGLSYLKEVKAPLNHIPLLATGGANLDNIAQYYEAGAAAVGLGSALLPKQALTAGNSEQIAKQAKAFVRAASGDRED from the coding sequence ATGAATTTATCAGAGGTATTGATTGAATCCAGGCTTGTAGCGATCGTGCGCGGCATCAGCCGTGAAGAAGCGGTAACCGCTGGAAAAGGAATGGCCGATGGCGGAATCCGCTTGATGGAGGTTACCTTGAACACGCCAGGTGCGCAGCACATCATTGCCGACTGGCGAGCACGCCATGAAGGACAGGCTTACATCGGCGCCGGCACGGTGCTTAATGTGCAGATGGCCAAAGAGGCAGTGGCGGCGGGAGCGCAATTTCTGGTGTCTCCCAATGTCGATCTCTCCGTCATTGAATATGCTGTAGAACAAGGGATAGACATTTGGCCTGGCGCCATGACGCCCACCGAAATCGTCGCGGCGCACGAAGCAGGAGCCCGGGTCGTGAAGCTGTTTCCGATGGCCAGTTTGGGGCTCTCTTACCTGAAAGAGGTCAAAGCTCCTTTGAATCATATTCCACTGTTAGCGACAGGCGGAGCCAATCTGGACAATATCGCCCAGTATTATGAAGCAGGTGCGGCCGCGGTTGGACTTGGCAGTGCATTGCTTCCCAAGCAGGCTTTGACCGCCGGGAACAGCGAGCAGATCGCGAAACAGGCCAAAGCCTTTGTCCGGGCAGCGTCGGGCGATCGAGAGGATTGA
- a CDS encoding YcdB/YcdC domain-containing protein has product MPEIEGRGPALFLNDRLRRGTAKAAAATMAAWLLATQAPGFAGSVYAAKAEPVTDVAVQATVGSDSTSNEVPEGAKISSEQARNHILELFPVLKRATIASVQFGSSHVYPQPEYKTWEIGFSVTEGNHTLGFSATVHAVTGEVLSAHLPSELLSRQHGEPGNDLTSDEADKLAEQFLYKAIPGLKETDYVPVQESYVSASPQALFGRTEYHYSYQLKRDGLLSDAETANVSVDSRGSVTGFSRSTLGKEYPSSKPGATAEEARRQFEKQFDVQLAYIPKERYSSRAGQKYVLGYVPAGMTLTPMDASTLEHINAMTGKASTKESTRKDRPLKGSANAFAAHSGEKLTAKQAEERVREHFDIPENYQLEYSQLNKSQYMNPNGQVWSLSWSNRNASASYMFMRDISAQVDAATGQIYSYNVYQRNMTGIKEEQQAEEAAGKTMDQEAAEQLAMNKVIELVPNAAKEFKLSQVLELEGATTFVFQRYVGDIVVQDDMVQLQVLEDGTISEFYTRALAAPEQLPTDTKPAISYEKAKASYLEQLHLVLAFSRYGGYSLGGAESVPFGVKLAYVPSSSETSISPLMDVLDANTGEWKKQYGSDASTGKAEASDIEGHAAEASIRNMLQHGVTIPDDQGRVMPDRVITRGEWFTVLARALQPNLDIYHSGDGSNLFADVTPESPYYQAIRVLIDQRWIAGSDPEISLKPDEELTREELAVLLVRILRYEKLAGFYTLPSDLPNIADAGSITNKGAASLSLKLGLLPSIEGRFMPARKVTVAEAAQVLERLAKLQGKTDTFMDGSRLY; this is encoded by the coding sequence TTGCCTGAAATTGAAGGGAGAGGTCCAGCATTGTTTTTGAACGACCGTTTGAGAAGGGGGACGGCCAAAGCAGCTGCCGCAACGATGGCGGCATGGCTATTGGCGACGCAAGCTCCGGGATTTGCCGGCAGCGTGTATGCAGCTAAAGCGGAACCAGTTACAGACGTTGCCGTACAGGCGACGGTAGGTTCCGATTCAACGAGCAATGAAGTGCCTGAAGGAGCCAAGATTTCCTCGGAACAGGCCAGAAACCATATACTTGAGCTATTCCCTGTGTTGAAAAGGGCAACCATTGCATCCGTGCAATTCGGTTCAAGCCACGTATACCCCCAGCCGGAGTACAAGACATGGGAAATCGGCTTTTCGGTTACGGAGGGTAATCATACGCTGGGCTTCAGTGCTACCGTGCACGCCGTGACAGGCGAAGTACTCAGCGCCCATCTGCCTTCGGAGCTGTTAAGCAGACAGCATGGCGAACCGGGGAACGACCTGACTTCGGACGAGGCGGACAAGTTGGCTGAACAGTTTCTGTACAAAGCCATTCCAGGGCTGAAAGAAACAGATTACGTCCCCGTTCAGGAGAGCTACGTTTCTGCCTCGCCGCAAGCGCTGTTCGGTAGAACCGAATATCATTACAGTTACCAGTTGAAACGCGACGGTTTGCTGTCCGATGCCGAGACGGCCAACGTCAGCGTGGACAGTCGGGGCAGCGTTACCGGATTTTCCAGATCAACGCTCGGCAAGGAATACCCGTCTTCGAAACCGGGAGCAACCGCCGAAGAAGCGAGACGGCAGTTTGAGAAACAATTTGACGTACAGCTTGCATACATTCCGAAAGAACGGTATTCTTCCCGCGCAGGGCAAAAATACGTTCTGGGCTATGTTCCCGCAGGGATGACCCTTACTCCGATGGATGCGAGTACGCTCGAGCACATCAATGCTATGACAGGCAAGGCATCGACCAAGGAATCGACCCGTAAAGACCGGCCTTTGAAAGGCAGCGCCAATGCTTTTGCCGCCCACAGCGGGGAGAAATTGACTGCCAAGCAGGCGGAGGAACGGGTTAGAGAACATTTTGACATTCCTGAAAATTACCAGCTGGAGTACAGCCAACTAAATAAAAGCCAATATATGAATCCAAACGGTCAGGTGTGGAGCTTGAGCTGGAGCAATCGTAATGCGAGTGCGTCTTATATGTTCATGCGGGACATTTCTGCACAGGTGGATGCTGCAACGGGACAGATTTATAGCTACAACGTATACCAGCGTAACATGACGGGCATCAAGGAAGAACAGCAGGCAGAGGAAGCGGCGGGCAAGACGATGGATCAGGAGGCAGCCGAGCAGCTGGCGATGAATAAGGTCATCGAGCTTGTTCCGAATGCCGCAAAAGAATTCAAGTTGTCTCAGGTGCTTGAACTGGAGGGAGCGACAACCTTCGTTTTCCAGCGCTACGTAGGAGACATTGTCGTGCAGGATGATATGGTCCAATTGCAGGTTCTGGAGGATGGGACGATCAGCGAATTCTACACCAGAGCGCTGGCTGCTCCGGAGCAATTGCCGACAGACACGAAGCCGGCCATTTCTTATGAAAAGGCCAAGGCAAGCTACCTTGAGCAACTCCATTTAGTTCTGGCTTTCTCCCGATATGGAGGATACTCTTTGGGAGGAGCAGAGTCCGTACCTTTCGGGGTCAAACTTGCTTATGTTCCTTCCAGCAGTGAAACATCCATCTCCCCTCTGATGGATGTTTTGGATGCCAATACGGGTGAGTGGAAGAAACAGTACGGCAGCGATGCTTCCACAGGGAAGGCAGAAGCGAGTGATATCGAGGGACACGCGGCAGAGGCTTCGATCCGGAATATGCTGCAGCATGGAGTGACCATTCCGGATGATCAGGGCCGGGTGATGCCGGACCGTGTGATTACGCGCGGGGAATGGTTCACGGTTTTGGCGCGAGCGCTTCAGCCGAATCTCGATATTTATCATAGCGGAGATGGAAGCAATCTATTTGCGGATGTCACGCCGGAAAGTCCATATTATCAAGCCATACGTGTACTGATCGACCAACGCTGGATTGCGGGTTCAGATCCGGAAATCAGCTTGAAACCCGACGAGGAGCTGACGCGGGAGGAACTGGCTGTTCTGCTCGTACGCATTTTGCGCTATGAGAAGCTGGCCGGATTTTATACCTTGCCGTCAGACCTTCCGAACATTGCCGATGCGGGATCCATTACCAATAAGGGGGCAGCGTCCCTCAGTCTGAAATTAGGGCTGTTGCCTTCCATCGAGGGCCGTTTCATGCCTGCTCGCAAGGTTACGGTGGCCGAAGCGGCTCAGGTGCTGGAGCGGTTGGCCAAGCTTCAAGGTAAGACGGATACGTTTATGGACGGCAGCCGCCTGTACTGA